CCTGGATACGCGCACCCGTGGCGTGGACTTCGTGTCCAGCTACACGGTGCCGTTCAGCGCCAGCAGCCTGGAGCTGACCGCGGCCTACAGCCTCAATGACACCGAAGTGCGTCGCGTCGGCGGCACCCCGGCGGTGTTTGGCACGCTGGGCCTGACCCAGTCGCTGATCGGCCGCGATGAGATCGGCCGCATCGAGGACAGCTACCCGCGCGACAAGGCGATCCTGAGCGGCACCTGGCGTTCGGATCACTGGGAACTGGGCCTGGCCGCCACCCGCTACGGCAAGTTCACCGTGCGCAACTCGGCCACCGCGCTGCGTGACCAGACCTACGGCGATGCCTGGGTGGTGGATGCCTCGGCCAGCTACAAGCCGAGCAGCAACTGGACCCTGACCGTGGGCGCCGACAACCTGCTGGACAAGTACCCGGACCGCACCGAAGACCTGCAGAACTCCACCTTCGGCATGCTGCCGTACAGCAACTACTCGCCGTTCGGCTTCAACGGCGCGTATGTGTATGGGCGGATCAAGTACACCTGGTAAGGGGTAGTGCCGGCCGCTGGCCGGCATTCCGTGGCCCGGGTGGGGTCAGATCCCTTTTCCTGCAGGAAAAGGGATCTGACCCCATTTGCCTGCTGGGTTTGCTGCATCTGGCGCATTAGGTGAAAATCGGGGCATCCCCCCGATTTCTGCGAGAGCCGATGCACCATGACACCGACCTGATCAACATCGTTGCCGTTGGCCTGGGGCTCGCCTTCATCTTCGGCGCGCTGGCCAACAAGCTCCGCTTGTCTCCCCTGGTCGGTTACCTGGTTGCTGGCATCTGTGTAGGCCCGTTCACCCCCGGCTTCGTCGCCGACCAGGCGCTGGCCAACCAGCTGGCCGAACTGGGCGTGATGCTGCTGATGTTCGGTGTCGGCCTGCACTTCTCGCTGAAGGACCTGATGGCGGTCAAGGCCATCGCCATTCCCGGTGCCATCGGCCAGATCGCGGTCGCCACCCTGCTCGGCTGGGGCGTGGCCTCGCTGATGGGCTGGCCGGCCATCCATGGCGTCATCTTCGGTTTCTCGCTGGCCACTGCCAGTACCGTGGTGCTGCTGCGGGCGATGGAGGAGCGGCGCCTGCTGGAGACCATGCGCGGCAAGATCGCGGTCGGCTGGCTGATCGTGGAAGACCTGGCCTGCGTGCTGGCACTGGTGATGATGCCGGTGATGGCCGGCGTGTTTGGCCCCGATGCGGCCAAGGAATCGCACTCGCTGGGCAGCGTGCTGGCCGACATCGGCTGGACCTTCGTGCAGCTGGGCCTGTTCGTGGCGGTGATGCTGGTGGTCGGGCGCCGGGTCATTCCGTGGATCCTGGAACGCATCGCCGGTACCGGCTCGCGCGAACTGTTCACCCTGTCAGTGCTGGCGATCGCGCTGGGCGTGGCATTCGGCTCGGCGATGCTGTTCGGTGTCTCGTTCGCACTGGGCGCGTTCTTCGCCGGCATGCTGCTCAACGAATCGGAGCTGAGCCACAAGGCTGCGCACGATTCGCTGCCGCTGCGCGACGCGTTCGCGGTGCTGTTCTTCGTCTCCGTAGGCATGTTGTTCGACCCCAACATCCTCGTCCAGCACCCCTGGCAGGTGCTGGCCACCGTGCTGATCATCATGTTTGGCAAGTCGGCCGCCGCGTTCTTCATCGTGCGTGCGTTCGGCCACCCGACCAGCACTGCGCTGACCATTTCGGCCAGCCTGGCGCAGATCGGCGAGTTCGCCTTCATCATCGCCGGTCTGGGCGTGGCGCTGCAGATCCTGCCGAAGGAAGGCCAGTCGCTGGTGCTGGCTGGTGCGCTGGTGTCGATCATGCTCAATCCGCTGGTGTTCGGCCTGCTCGACCGTTGGCAGGCCAAGCAGGAACAGCAGCCGCAGCCGGCGGAGCCAGAAGAGGCCATCGGTCCCTCGCGCGACCTGCGTGACCACGCCATCGTGATCGGCTACGGCCGGGTCGGCAGCGAACTGGCGCAGGTGCTGCGCGATCGCGGCGTGCCGGTGCTGGTGATCGATGACAACAAGGAACACGTCGAACAGGCGCACGCCAAGGGCCTGGCGGCGATCCGCGGCAGTGCCGCCGCCGACCGGGTGCTGGCCGAAGCTCATCCGGAGCGCGCCAAGATCGCGGTGCTGGCGATTCCGCAGCCGCTGGAAGCCGGTGAGGCGCTGGCCAAGCTACGGGCGATCAACCCGGACCTGACCCTGCTGGCACGTGCGCACAGCGATGCCGAGGTGAAGCACCTGCTGGAACACGGTGCCGATGGCACGGTGATGGCCGAGCGCGAGCTGGCCTATTCGCTGGCGGAGATGATCATGTCGACGCCGCCGTACCGGAATCTGGGGCAGCACAGCATTCCGGTGGTGTGAGGGGTGTGGGTGCGGCAGGGCTTGCAGCCCTGCACCTGCCAAAGCAACGGCAAAAGCAAAAGCTGACTATCCGTGGGATGGCGGGGAGGGTCCGGTTGCAGGGGACGCCGTGAATCCGTCCATGGAGGCTCGGTCGCGCCATCCATGGCGCTCACGCCCCTGCAACCGGACCCACCCCGCCTTCGACGGTTCGCTGCTGCTGTTGGTGGGTGTCGACCTTGGTCGACACGGCGGCGTATGGGGTCAGATCCGTTTTCCGCAGGAAAACGGATCTGACCCCGGAAACATGAAAAATCCCCGGTCGACCCGCATCGACCGGGGATCTGGATCGCCACGTTGCCACGCCTTGGAGAGGCAGCTCCACCGTAGCGCATTGCGCGATGGGTGGTGATCGCCTGTGGCGATGACGACCAAGCGTGTGGCTATCAGGCGCCGGCCAGGGCCTGCTCAAGGTCCGCGCGCAGGTCGCCGATGTGCTCGATGCCGATCGACAGACGCACGGTGTCTTCGCTGACGCCGGCCTTGGCCAGTTCAGCTGCGTCCAACTGGCGATGGGTGGTGGACGCCGGATGGGTGGCCAGCGACTTGGCGTCTCCCAGGTTCACCAGCCGGGTGAACAGCTTCAACGCATCGAGGAAGCGTGCGCCGGCTTCGCGCCCACCCGGCAGGCCAAAGGTCAGCACGCCCGAGCCGTGGCCACCGAGGTAGCGCTGCGCGGCGGCATGCTCCGGGTCGTCGGCCAAACCAGCGTAACGCACCCACGCCACCTTGGCGTGCGCCTTCAGGAACTGCGCGACGGCCAGTGCGTTGGCGTTGATGCGCTCCATGCGCAGTGCCAGCGTCTCGATGCCCTGCAGGATCAGGAAGGCATTGAACGGCGACAGCGCCGCGCCGGTATTGCGCAGCGGCACTACGCGCGCGCGGCCGATGTAGGCGGCAGGCCCCAGGGCCTCGGTGTAGACCACGCCGTGGTAGCTGGGATCGGGCTGGTTGAGGCGGGCGAAGCGCTTCGGCTGCGCAGCCCAGTCGAAACGGCCAGAGTCGATGATCGCACCGCCCAGGCTGTTGCCGTGGCCGCCCAGGTACTTGGTCAGCGAATGCACCACGATGTCGGCTCCGTGCTCGAACGGGCGCAGCAGGAAGGGCGTGGCCACGGTGTTGTCGACGATCAGCGGCACGCCGGCCGCGTGAGCGACTTCGGCGATGGCGGCGATGTCGGTGACATTGCCGCGCGGGTTGCCGATCGATTCGACGAACACCGCCTTGGTTCGCTCGTCGATCAACGCGGCGAACGCGGCCGGATCGGCGGGGTCGGCGAAGCGCGCCTGGATGCCGTACTGCGGCAGCGTATGCGCCAGCAGGTTGAGGCTGCCGCCATACAGCGCGCTGGAGGCGACGATGTTGTCGCCGGCCTCGGCAATGGTCTGGATGGCATAGGTGATCGCGGCCTGCCCCGAGGCCAGCGCCAGTGCGCCGATGCCACCTTCCAGGGCGGCCAGGCGCTGCTCCAGCACGTCGGTGGTGGGGTTCATGATGCGCGTGTAGATGTTGCCCGGCACCTTCAGGTCGAACAGGTCGGCGCCATGCTGGGTGTCATCGAAGGCGTACGCCACCGTCTGGTAGATCGGCACCGCCACCGCGCGGGTGGTCGGGTCGGGACGGTAGCCGCCATGCACGGCCAGGGTTTCCAGTTGCCACTGCGGGTCGCTCATTGCACCAGGCTCCATCCGGGGAAACCGCCACCATAGGCCAGCCGCAGCCTGGCACTGAGAGCCACTGGCGATGACGTGCGTACCGGCGGTTATCAGGTTGGCCGGGATTCAGGCAGCCGTCATGAGCCGTTGCTAGGCTTCGCCGCCGGGCGCTCCTGCCCGGGCACGGAGGCCCCACGCGCATGCAGCCATCCCCTTGGACACCCACCACCAACGGCATGCCGACACCGGTCCTGCTGGTGGAGGACGATCGTCGCCTTGCCGAACTGGTCAGCGACTACCTGCACGAGCATGGCTTTGCCGTGCAGCATGTCGCCCGTGGCGACCAGGCCGGCGCCGCCTGCCGCCAGCATGCGCCGGAACTGGTGGTACTGGACCTGATGCTGCCCGGCCTCGGTGGCATCGACGTGTGCCGGCAGATCCGCAGCTTCTCCGACGTGCCGATCCTGATGCTGACTGCCTGCGAGGACGACATCGAACAGGTGCTGGGCCTGGAATCGGGCGCCGATGACTATGTGCACAAACCGATCGAGCCGCGCTTGCTGCTGGCCCGCCTGCGCGCGCTGCTGCGCCGCCGCCACGGCAGCAGCAACACCGGCACCCCCTGCCGGCTGATGCATGGTGAACTGCTGATCGACCGCATGCAGCGCGACGTACACCTGCACGGCCAGCCGGTCGAGCTGGGCACCACCGAATTCGAGATCCTGTGGTTGCTGGCCAGCCAGCCCGGGCAGATCCTCTCCCGCGACCAGATCCTGCAGGCGGTGCGCGGCATCGGCTTCGATGGCCTGGACCGCAGCGTCGATGTCAGCATCGGCAAGCTGCGCCGCAAACTCGGCGACGATGCGCGTGAACCGCGGCGCATCAAGACCGTGTGGGGCCGTGGCTACCAGTTCAATCCATCGGCCTGGTCGGCGTGAAGCGACTGTTCCTGTGGCTGTGGTTTATCACGGGTGCCTGCTTCCTGGTGTCGGTGTTCTTCCTCAACCACATCCTGGACGGCATCTACACGCCTGTGCAGGATCGCGTGTTCGTCGAGCAGGTGCGCGGGCAGGTGTACGCCCTGCGCAGTGGCCTGGCCGGCCTGGACGCCGGCCAGCAGCGTGAGCGCCTGCAGCAGTGGCAGCCACACTACGGCATCGCTCTGACCCTGCTCGACAGCCCTCCCGCGCTCGCCCCCCAGGAACAGGCAGCCGTGAAGACCGATGGCTTCATCGTGCGCGATCAATACCAGCAGGTCCTGCTGCCCATCGAAGGCATCGGAGGCCGGTGGCTGCACCTGCGCCTGCCTGGCGCGGTGCAGATGACGACGTACATGACAATCGCGGCATACCTCAGCATCCTGCTGCTGGTCGGCGCCAGCCTGTACGCCTGGGTGCGCCTGCTCTGGCGCGATCTTGAAGCGCTGCGCCTGCACGCCGACCGCATCGGTGCCGGTGATCTGCAAGCGCGCGCACAGGTCTCGCCGCGCTCGCAGATCCGGGTCATCGTCGAACACTCCAACCGCATGGCAGCGCGCGTGGCCGAACTGGTGCAGCGCCAACGCGACCTGACCCATGCGATCTCGCACGAACTGCGCACCCCGATCGCGCGCGTGGCCTTCGGCCTGGACCTGATGCAGGACAGCGATGATCGCGAACGTCGCGAGCGACTTGCGCAGGGACTCCACGGCGACCTGGCCGAACTCAACCGGCTGGTCAGCGAACTGCTGGCCTATGAGCGGCTGGAACACCCCAGCGAAAGCGAGCCGCTACAGCGCATCGAAGCCAACGACTGGCTGCAGGCCTGCCTGGCCGATGTGCGTCGTGACGCCGAACGCGCCAGCCTGGTGCTGCGCGTGCTGCGCGTGCTGCCCAGCGCGCTGCCGCGCGTGGACGCCGAGCCGCGCCTGCTGCAGCTGGCGTTGAGCAACCTGGTCGGCAACGCGCTGCGCCATGCACGTTCACAGGTCGAGGTCTCGCTGGTCGGCGTCGACGGCCGTGCCTGCCTGCGTGTGGATGACGACGGCCCCGGCATCGCCGAAGCCGATCGCGAGAAGGTGATGCGTCCATTCACCCGCCTGGACGACAGCCGCAGCCGCGATACCGGCGGCTTCGGCCTGGGCCTGGCCATCGTCAGCCGCATCGCCGCCCGCCACGGTGGTGAGCTGCGCATCAGCCGCGCCACGCTGGGCGGCGCTCGCCTGGAAATGCACTGGCCGCTGGCTGCCAGCTGAACGCCCGAGGGCGCGATTACAGTTGATTACAACTCCCGCACAACTGCGGAGGGAACCGTCGCCGGCATATCGCCACGCTGGCGACCCTGCAGCGTACGCCGGATGCGCGTGCTGCTTTCCTCCCATTGCCGAGAGTTTCCATGTCCCAGCGTCGCCGTTCCCGTTCCCCTGCCCTGCTCTGCCTGGCCGTGTTGCCGCTGTTCGCCGTACCGATCGCCCATGCCAGGGATGACCACTGGACCTTCGAAGTTGCCGCTGGCGGCGGCGTGACGCCGCGCTACAGCGGCAGCGAGGAGTATCGTGCGACGCCGTCGTTGTCCTTTGATGTCACCTCGCCGGGGGGATGGTTTCTGGGCACCAGTGGCATTGGCTGGGGCACCTCCATCGGCGAGCACACCCGCGTGCGTGCCTATGTCGGCGCCAGCGGCATCCGCAAGGAAAAGGACTCGCTGCTTGGCGGTTCGGACTTCCTG
This genomic window from Stenotrophomonas maltophilia contains:
- the ybaL gene encoding YbaL family putative K(+) efflux transporter; the protein is MHHDTDLINIVAVGLGLAFIFGALANKLRLSPLVGYLVAGICVGPFTPGFVADQALANQLAELGVMLLMFGVGLHFSLKDLMAVKAIAIPGAIGQIAVATLLGWGVASLMGWPAIHGVIFGFSLATASTVVLLRAMEERRLLETMRGKIAVGWLIVEDLACVLALVMMPVMAGVFGPDAAKESHSLGSVLADIGWTFVQLGLFVAVMLVVGRRVIPWILERIAGTGSRELFTLSVLAIALGVAFGSAMLFGVSFALGAFFAGMLLNESELSHKAAHDSLPLRDAFAVLFFVSVGMLFDPNILVQHPWQVLATVLIIMFGKSAAAFFIVRAFGHPTSTALTISASLAQIGEFAFIIAGLGVALQILPKEGQSLVLAGALVSIMLNPLVFGLLDRWQAKQEQQPQPAEPEEAIGPSRDLRDHAIVIGYGRVGSELAQVLRDRGVPVLVIDDNKEHVEQAHAKGLAAIRGSAAADRVLAEAHPERAKIAVLAIPQPLEAGEALAKLRAINPDLTLLARAHSDAEVKHLLEHGADGTVMAERELAYSLAEMIMSTPPYRNLGQHSIPVV
- a CDS encoding response regulator transcription factor translates to MQPSPWTPTTNGMPTPVLLVEDDRRLAELVSDYLHEHGFAVQHVARGDQAGAACRQHAPELVVLDLMLPGLGGIDVCRQIRSFSDVPILMLTACEDDIEQVLGLESGADDYVHKPIEPRLLLARLRALLRRRHGSSNTGTPCRLMHGELLIDRMQRDVHLHGQPVELGTTEFEILWLLASQPGQILSRDQILQAVRGIGFDGLDRSVDVSIGKLRRKLGDDAREPRRIKTVWGRGYQFNPSAWSA
- a CDS encoding ATP-binding protein, which produces MKRLFLWLWFITGACFLVSVFFLNHILDGIYTPVQDRVFVEQVRGQVYALRSGLAGLDAGQQRERLQQWQPHYGIALTLLDSPPALAPQEQAAVKTDGFIVRDQYQQVLLPIEGIGGRWLHLRLPGAVQMTTYMTIAAYLSILLLVGASLYAWVRLLWRDLEALRLHADRIGAGDLQARAQVSPRSQIRVIVEHSNRMAARVAELVQRQRDLTHAISHELRTPIARVAFGLDLMQDSDDRERRERLAQGLHGDLAELNRLVSELLAYERLEHPSESEPLQRIEANDWLQACLADVRRDAERASLVLRVLRVLPSALPRVDAEPRLLQLALSNLVGNALRHARSQVEVSLVGVDGRACLRVDDDGPGIAEADREKVMRPFTRLDDSRSRDTGGFGLGLAIVSRIAARHGGELRISRATLGGARLEMHWPLAAS
- a CDS encoding O-acetylhomoserine aminocarboxypropyltransferase/cysteine synthase family protein, with translation MSDPQWQLETLAVHGGYRPDPTTRAVAVPIYQTVAYAFDDTQHGADLFDLKVPGNIYTRIMNPTTDVLEQRLAALEGGIGALALASGQAAITYAIQTIAEAGDNIVASSALYGGSLNLLAHTLPQYGIQARFADPADPAAFAALIDERTKAVFVESIGNPRGNVTDIAAIAEVAHAAGVPLIVDNTVATPFLLRPFEHGADIVVHSLTKYLGGHGNSLGGAIIDSGRFDWAAQPKRFARLNQPDPSYHGVVYTEALGPAAYIGRARVVPLRNTGAALSPFNAFLILQGIETLALRMERINANALAVAQFLKAHAKVAWVRYAGLADDPEHAAAQRYLGGHGSGVLTFGLPGGREAGARFLDALKLFTRLVNLGDAKSLATHPASTTHRQLDAAELAKAGVSEDTVRLSIGIEHIGDLRADLEQALAGA